AAGACTTTTGCCCCTGTCAGCTGAGTCCTTCCAGACAGCAAGAAGCCTTCCCAAGGGGCAGAAGCTGTTTCCTGTTCTCCTGTTCCCCTCCATGCTGTGACCTCCTTGATCCCTCCTCAGGGACTTGATGCTGCTGTGGTGACCATGGCCATGGGGGGATGGACAGGCCTGGCCCAGCAGCGCTTGGAAAGAGACTCTAGGCTGAGAGCTCAAGGCGGATTCCAGCAGGCTCCCTTTTGGTGGTACCCAAGGGCTGACCCCTGACCCCCGGAGCCTCAGGACCGGCATTCAGTATCGAGTATGGAATGTCCTGTGTGTAGGCCTAGAAGAAGGTCAAGGTTTAATCTTTGGTGATGTGACTGACCTGTGCATACAGATAAGGCTCTTCTGCATGGACATCTAGACACgatcccccatcctctcccctccccctcgtccccaggctgtcctccaattTGTCATCATCCCATGTAAGCCTGCTGAGTGCCGGAGGTGACCGGAGTGTGTCACCAAGCCCACCTCTGAAATTGTACCCTTCATTCCACACTGACCCTGCCCTTGCTAGATTTCCAGGACAAAACCCAAAAGGCACCGACTTTTTTATCCCCCAGTGGAGGTGCTGGAGATTAAGCCTAGAGCCTGGTGGATGAATGCCAGGCTGTTCTCTTTCACTGAACTGCGTGTCCCtagccttctttattttttattttgagacaaggtcttagtaAGGAGTTAGTTACCTATGCTGGCTTTAAACTTGTGATCCCCACCCCTGTGCTTCAACCTTCTGAGCAGCTGCGGCGGAACAGCTGTAAACCACCAGGTAGGTCCAGCTTCTCTGACTTTTTTAATAAGACAGACCCATCTCCTCCTTCATTTTCTGACTTCCTGCTTAGTGATCTGCAGTCCCGAAACCCAGAGCGCCCCCGGAGCAGCTAGGCCAGCACAGGGGCGCTGTTTCCGATGAAAATGTTCTTATCTAGAAACGCTGACGGGGAAGAGCGAGGTGAAGGCAGGTCTCCGGGGTGGGAAAAAACAGAGGCCAGATTCAGGAAGAACGGAAGAACGGGCCTGTTTAATGGCACAGCTGGTTACAAACATCAGAAACTACAAAAAGACAGGCGGTTACAGGGAGGCTGCGTGAGGATGGGACAGGAGGGGATGCAGGCACGGCAACCACAGCAGCAAGACATCCTCCAGGACAGAACACATGGACCAGGGAGTACACACGGGGTCCCCAGCAACGTTAAGGAAACTAGGTGGACAGGATGGCCTGGTGgcctggaggagggcaggaaagGCCCTGGGTCTCCACTGAGGACGGAGTCCCTGGTCCTGTGGCCTGGTTGCTGTCTGAAGTGAGCAGGTGAGGCTCCTTACTGAGGCTGTCCCttacccctccacacacacgtacacaggaTACAAATACTGGCTGCCGCCCCAGTGGGATCTTCTGAGCTCTTGGTGCGCACTGTTCCCTGCCCTTCCTAGGGCAAGCCAGTCAGCCAAACCCTTGGGAAGGTGAGGGGAGCcagatcttatttttttattttgtttgagacagggtctgcttgtgtagccctggctagcctgctCATCACCATGGAGACCGGGTAGAGACCACCTGACCTCGAACTTGCAATTGCAACGATGCTCTTGGCCTCCCAGGCtcctgctggggttacaggtgtgtgccactacactgGGCAAACtagatcttttctttctttctttttttgtagatGGGCAGGAATGTAGAACACTGAGCTATGGGGGCAAGCTGAGGCACCCCAACTCCACTTCCTGGCCCCACCCTCTTGCGCTGTTTCTCCATGCTCCCTGGAGCGTTACCCAGGCACATGCTGGGGATCCCCCCTGGCCTCCCATAGCTGGGCAAGACTGAGGCTTCTGGGCCTGCAGCTACACATGAtagatatgtatttatatatatttatatagagatCGTATATAgaatatatctgtatatgtggTAGACATGTGTGCGTGATACTCTAGATGCTGAGGTGAGCCTACATGCTGGTGGGCAGAACGCAGTGGGGCTAGTGCCTTTCTGAAGTGACTCACGGGCTTGTCCTGGCTTCCCACCGGCTGCTTGCTAGGTCCCTCTctaacaggaagtagaaaagctAAGACGGTGCACCCCCTGCTGGGGAGGCAAGAGGGTCCCCCGCTGCTAGGTTCAGCATCAAGGTAGCTAGCCCCACCTCCCAGCAGCCTGAGGGGACCAGGGCCATGAGGAAGGCCTCCTTTCGGGAAGTTGAGTCGGGATTCCTCCAGCTTCCTTTGCGCCCAGAAATGGAAGGTCAAGGAGTGTCTTCAGAATTCAGCCTTCTGCCCAAAGTGCTGCCAGGGAGAGGGGGGCTGGGAGGGGTCCTATGGCCCCGAAGAGGGCAGCGTGGTCGGTGGGCTGTGGATGAGACAGATGAAGGGGACAGGTTATAGGGGTCAGTGGGGAAAGGCCAAAGGGGACACCTGGGGCACTAGAAGGGGGGACCGGGAATCATGAGATGGGACACTTTTGGCTGAGAGACCCAACACGGTTGCACAATCCCCCATTATCTCCATCCTATGGTGCCACCTCAAGCTAGTCTGGtagcccaggagaggagagaccTGGACCTGTCAGGGGGTGCAGGGGGTGTGGCCAGCGTCTGACCTGTTGATTACCAAACACCACGCAGATGGGaacttgtttctcttcctttggaAATAAGATGTGTGCTGCTTGTCTTAGCAGAGGCTCCCTGGCTTCCGCGTAGTGTCTCTGCCCGTGAAACTCCTTTTAGCTCCCTGGCCCTCACATCCCCCTGCCCCAGCGCCCCTCCACCCACACAGAGCTACACacccggaggcagagacagttcaATAAACAGTGGTGTCTGACTCAGTGTGTTTCCCTGATAAGAGAAGCTGGACTTCTACAAGTCAGCCCTAAAACTCCACTCCACCCTGTGAGGCAAGGGGAGGTCCTGGAATGGGTTGGGACCTGCAGGCCCTGGCCCATGCCTAAGACCCCAGGAGaccagagatggggacagaggcTGTCAAGGGACACGAGGGGGCAATTCCACATTGTGACAGCTGGGGAAGCCCTGTATGGGTGCTCAGGCCAAGGTGAGGTAGCTAGCCTGTGGGCCGTCTGGCCCCTGCATCACCCACTACCACACAGCCCACTAGGACCAAAGAGGGGCGAGATGATGTTTGAGGTTTGGCCAGTGCTGAGTCCCTGGGGTCCATctggggcaggagcaggaagaCTCAAGCCATGTGTTTCTGATTCACTGGGGCCCGCTGGCCAGTTCTCCCTACCGTCCCTCTAGGCCCTGTAAAAAGCTCTTTTCTCCAAAAGCAGGAAGTCTTGTGTCATGGCTGTAAACAAACTCATCATGGGCGGCAGAGCCTGCCTGGGGAGGAGAGTTGGGGGGGAGAGCAAACCCCTCCACTGCCTTCCCTCCCACAATCTCCTCCCTGGTCTCTCTCAGTGGCAGATGGAGGGAACCCCAGTTTTCCAAGCTTGGCCGATGCCCTTCTTGGCCAGGTAAACCTCTTTTCGCCTCTCATTTACTCCAGAGTCTGGGGCGGGCCAGGTCCAGCTGTACACATCTGGACTTGACCTGGCTGCAACTAGCAATTCCTGAGAACTCCACTGCGCTCTCCTGGGGAGCTGCTGACGGTGGGGGAGGCACAACTTGACTGGTCGGTCTGTGGCAGGAAGGGCAACAGGCCTGGCCTCTCCCCACCCTTAGGGACCTCCTCTGCAGAGCCGGGTGGGGAGGCCCGTGAACAGGAGGTGGCACGGGGGCCTTGGAAGGGCCTGAGGAGACAGTGCCTTTTCCATGGGAAACTGCTGGGAATGTTTCTCCAGAACACGTGTCCCAAGCCGCTGGCTGACCCCTAGTTCCTGTTCCCGCCTCCGCTCCTCTCCTTCCTACTTCAGCCCTGGCTCTGTCCTTCCATTTGGCTCCCAGAGTCAGCTGCCTCCCGGGGGTCTGGGGGGTCTGAGTGTTCCCAGCCGCCACATCACCACATCGGAAGGCCAGCTCTCACTGCGCTCCCAGCCAGCGGGAGTCACTGAGTCCGTCCATCCGCCCTGTTGGAGCCTAGAAGTGGGTGCTGTCCTCTAGTCAGACTGGAAGTAAACATCTCCTAGTTTTGTCCATGTGAGTGACACCCATGGAGGTCCCTTGTGGGcctgggcatgtgtatgtgtcctCATGACCCTCCTGGCTCCAGCTCTGTTGGTACAGAGAGTTGTATGGAAGCACCCTCGGGTGAGCATGAGATGAGGAACAGGCCTAAAGGATTGGTAcagaggaaggggtggggctggCCCCATGCTGCTCTGAGTCTGAGGAGCCAACGCCCCACCAGGAGACAGACATAGCCTTGGGTGACCTGAGCCATCCCTGCTCCAGACACGGAGAAGCACTGCTCAGACAAATCTACTTGGAGTTCTCAACTCTGTGCAGCCAAGAGCAGGGGTTGAGCAGAAGTGGGCCTGAAGTCAGAAGGACGCTgccatgcaggccctgtgtggGGTGCCTGCCATTAACTGTATCAGACTCCTGCGTCTGCATGCCCCAGCAGTCAGTCCCTGGTCCCAGAAGAGATGGGAAGCCTAGGGGACGAGACAGGACATAGCAGGGAGACTGCCCAGCCCACCCTCACCCCCTCCTCACGTGGTGGTGTTGGGGACCTGCTGTACCCAGCCCACTTCCTTGTAGGCAGCGGTCACATGGCTGTAGATGAGACCACGCAGCTTGGCCCAGGCTTTCTGCGTCTCAGGAGGGAAGTCATTGGCAAACTCCTCGGCGATCACCTCCAGAATGACCCCAGAGAGAATCTGGGggcaaaggagggaaggaggagtaAACGCCTGGGCACCCTGCCTCCCGCCGTCCCCAGGATCCCTGAGAGCCCACATTGGCCTGTGTGGCGGGCACAGACTAGCAGCCTGGTGGTTACCGAAGCCCATGTTCTCAAGACAAGGACTGCACTGGAGACGTCTTTCTCTCCTGCCGCCGTGCCTCGCCGGCCTCAGCCTCTCCAAGGGAGCAGGCTGGCAGCACCATAGCCATCTCTGCTATTCAGGAGCCCTCCCGGAGGCACAGGCTGTAGGGAGCTGTGGCCCAATGGCCTACAGGCTCTGGACAAGAGTAAATGCAAGGACATACCTTGAAGTACACAGGTTCCACCTTGTGCTTGAGGGCGTGGGCCTTGCCCACCAGGGCGAGCACAGAGGACACCTTCTCGGGGTCATGCAGGTTCTCCACGACAGTGTTGAGGGCCCCCATGACCCGGCAGGCATGCTTCCGCAGCTGGGGACTCCTCTCCATCTCCAAGGGGTCCTCCATGTGTCTAAACTGGCTGAAGTACTGCTTGGCTGACGGGAAGTTCACAAAGAACCTGGCAGGAGGAAGGGTGAGCGCTGAAGCAGgggcgcgcggggggggggggggggggggcggttggGCGTCTTCTAAATCCTGCTGGAATGGCCAAGatggaggcagggctggagaagcAGGCATGCTCCCACACCGAGAATGGTCCTTCCATCACAGGTTCTCCCTCTGGCCAGGTCCTGCCGGGACCACCTGCTGGACCTGTTTAGGCTGGCAGCCTCTTGTGCCAGGCCACCGTCTGCCTTGCTTCTTGAGTGCTCTCTGAGCCTACACCCCACTGAGGCCTGCTCTGGTCACTGTAAAAGATTCTGGGACAATTATTTtaggttggtttttgtttctttggctggttggtttttcgtttttgagacacggtttctctgtgtagccctggctgtcctagaactcactttgtagaccaggctggcctagcactggaagagatcctcccgcctctgcctcctgagtgctggaattaagggcgtttgccaccaccgcccagcaatcgttttagtttttaaattaaagactCATCACACTGCCCGggatggccctgaactcctgGGCTTAaacaatcctgcctcagccccccaagAATGAGCCACTGTCACCCCCTTCGCTTCTCCCTCATCTTTTCTAAGACAAGCACGAGTCGAGCATCCTTGGTTGGTCTGGATCTCTGGGTAGGCCAGGGTGGCTTTGAAACTCGCAATGTTCCTGccgcttttgcctcctgagtgctggggttacgggCGTGCTCCCCACCCATACGCCCATACCCAGCTCCTTATGTAAGtttcctctcagtgctggggactgaatcctGAGCCTGGTGCTTCCCAGGCGTGCGCCCATTATTTATCTTCTCTAAGTGTCGGGGTTCCTCATCCATAAAATGGGCATCAGCATTCCTAGGCTGGGGGGCCGAGGGTAAAGGAAAGGGCTTGTAGTCCACAAGGGTTGACAAGGTGTCCACAGCGCGCCTTGTGAACAAAGCCCTTAGAAGAGAGGGGGCGGCGCCCTCCTTGTGAACAAAGTGAGGCCAGGGTGACCTAACTGTGCTGGCTCAGCCAGTGAAGAGCCCACGAGAGACACCCTTCTCTCCCAGCTCAGCCGCTTTCTCCCTGATGCCCCGCAGCAAATGCTAATTTAAACAACTGACTTTGCCTTTGTGGTATGGTTTGTGATTATCTGTGAGATCTTGAACTCATGGACatagcctgtctctgcctctcaaatgatGGGACTGGAGGCATGGACCCCCCCCATCCCTCGAAGCAGAATTTGGGCTTTCCTGGCACTGGCCCTCTCCTGTTCCAGTTTATACAATGGGTTTAGTTCCCCCCAGACTTCTTACATTACATCATTCTCATACTCCAAACCAGTCAGTGGCTCCCTAGTTTTACACCCAAGTCAGATGCCCCAGACTTCTTACGAACTGTGCTCATCTGCTTCCCCAGCGCCATGTCTCCGTGCTTCTGCCCAGAGTCCTCCATCCCAGTTCGACGACGGCATTTACCATTGGCTAGCCTTCCTTTCCGTGAAATGGGATGCCTGACACATCCCTCATGTCAGACCTGCCCCTCTCCGGCCACCCAATGTGGCCTTCCTGCCACAGCTATCGGTGCCACCGGGTAGTTTTCTCTGCTACCCTTTGAGTCTGTCAGACCAGACCCCACACCGTAAGCGGAGGCGGGGTCTCACATGTGCTCCGATCCATCACCCCAGCCTATGGGCCCCCTAGCTGGGACTCAATGAGAGACTATTTCCTTAATGGTTCCTCAGAAAGTGTGTAAAGTGTCCTGACCTGTGTTGTTGGGTGTCACCAccctctgtttgtctgtctgtctgaggcatcAGAGGAAGCTCCCAGCTTGTGGCTCAGGCCTGAGAGTCTGATGTGAGGGAGATAGACACGGACCATCTGGCCAGCCAGCCCTCGTGGGGCTATAGCCGCTTTTGGCAGGAAGGTTCTGACTGGGTGGCCAGGGCACCGTCCATGTGGGGAAGGCGAGGGACCTGCTTGGATGCCGAATGTGACCTTGGACAAACACTTTGTGACTCCCTCCTCCtgtctttatgagtttgagaaaACTTCACAGTTGGCTTCTTCAGAGGTACTGGGTGTGGACCAAGGTGGCAGCGGGCCTGAAAACACAGGATTTCGCTAGAAGCTGTTCATGAGGGACACATGAGGAAAGATGCCTCGGTGGCCAGGGAGACAAGCCGGTGGGTCGAACTGACTCACTGTGCAAGCCTGGCAACCAAGCTTGGTTCCCAGAATGTGTAAAACCCAAAAGGCAGGATGCCACGGCACACGGGTAACCCTAGCACTCCTAGGCAGTGAGACAGGGTCCCTTGGACACAACGCGGTGGCAGGAACAAGAGAGACACTCCctcaacaaggtggaaggagagaattggctctggacagctgtcctctgatttccacatgacATACAAACATgcccccacccctacacacaatAATAAGCATCTCAGGCTTTTTCGTTTTCACAATtgcaaaaaaactaaaaaacaaaaaatcaatgGGGGGGGGTATGGCATGTTGCAATCTGCAAGGCTTCTCTTACAGTATTTAGTTGCAGCCTAGaaactctttcctttccccaaGCAGGACGTCCCAGGGGACCCTCATTGAGCATTTACTATCCAAGCGCTGCTTTGCCCCTCAGCTTATGGATCAGGAACTAGCTGATCCCCAAGGCTGCCCAAGAGGCAGCAACAGAATGGACCAGACTTCAAAGCTGCTGGCCAGGGACTGCAGGCCAGGGACCGCAGGCCAGGGATGGGTCCTGAGTGCAGGTCTCCTGCCTCAACACAGCATCACCCTGTGTGGCCCTGAGGGAGGACCTTCCTAGGTAGTAGGGGCCCTGAGCTCTGCTGTCATCCTGGCTTCCCCTCCAGCCTGTgtttcctcccacccctcccaggCTGGCTTGAGCTGCCAGGGAGAAGCCTCAGCAGCCAGTCTTGGGGAGTTTCTCAGCTCCCAGAGGCATCTGGGCTTCCAAGAGCCTGAAATAGGCTTGTCTGTGTATGAGGGGGAAGGTGTCAGCGTTACAACCAGGAGGGAGGGTGGTGTTCCCTCCTCGGGTTCCTCTCTCACAAGGACTGGAAACATGGGGGTCTGCCTCAGACCCTAGAGCAGCAAGCAAGCTTCTCCTCTATTCCACCACCAGGAACTCCTTCCTAGTAGTAATCAGCCTCCTCCTTGCCCCATACCCTGCAGGCAGAGTGGGCGGTAGGGAcagaaatgggggaggggtggtcAGAGGGCCTGGTCCCGTGGATGAACATTTGGGGCTTGTCAGAACATGAGTTTGTGAGCCAGATCTACCGATAGATCCCGTGAAGCTATGAGAAGCTAGGGGTCTTGGCCTTGCCCCCTTCTATTGGCCAGGCCTAGGGCAGGGAGCCCTAGAGCGGCATTTGGAGTCATGGGGAGTGGCTGGGGTTGTCCAGTGTTGCCCCGGGATTGTCAGGCTGGCTTTGGTGTGAGGCGAGGTGTGGTTGTTGGGAAGCTCGGCAAACCAGATCTGTTAGCCATCTCCGGTCTTCTCAGGATCACTGTGGGCCTCTGAGTACTAAGTCTGCCAGCAAGTACCTTCCCCAACCAGGCCTGGTCCCTGGGTGTCAGGGGGTGAACCGAGGAAGAATGAACCCTGCTCTCAGATCCTATTCTGTGccctctcttctcccattcctGGGGGAGTCACTCGCTGACACCCCCAGGTCCTACGGGCCTTGCCTTGTTTCCCCTCGGTGCCTACATGTGCTTTGTGGGCCTAGGGGTGCAACACAAGGCTGAGAGCAGCTCTCTGGGGATGCGGGCTGGCGCATCTGAGGCTCCACTCCCCGCTGTGAGCTCATGTGTGGGTGCCTACACTGCCAATCTGTCTGCGGCTTCGGGATCCCAGTGGCCCTCTTTGGTTCCCGCCAGCAGGGCAGTGAGCTCTGAAACAGCcgccccttcctcttcctcaggaaCTCTCCCCCAGTTCCTCCAAAACTCTTCTGCTCTTTTCCTCCAAAATCTACTTCTGAGTTGGAATCCAGGCATTTCAGCGGGGAGCTGGGTAAGTCCCAGGCTtgccggaggcagaggcagaaagggaggagaagagccGGGGAAGGGGCCAGGACTGGAAAACAGACACCCGCCGCAGGGGTCCGTTCACCCCGGGAGTCACCCTGTCTTCACAAAAGGCTGCCCTGCTTAGGTTTGACAGTCTCCCCCTGCCAAGAGTGGGTGCCCCTGTTCTGCCTGTACCCCTGGGTCCAGCGTGTGTGGGAATAGTCCAGGTGTGATTTGTAACTAGTCAGTGTCTAGCTTGTGGGGTTTGGGGATATTAGTCGTGCAGGTGTGTAAATACAGCATCACTTAGGGTGGGGGTCCTCAGGGATCCTGGGGATGGACATTATACTTCTGTATACCTGGAGGGTCCAGAGTGGGGCCCTGTCTCCTGAAAGCCACatcctcaaaaaaagaaaaaaccctaacAAACTCAGCCAGGATTGCATCCTAAAGCCTACTGGTTTCACTCACCTGTCTCACCTGCAGCTCGCACTGGCCTCACTTTTGGGGCCTGGGAGGGGCAACTGGGCAGCTTGGCCTCTTGACCTCTAGTCCCCTGCTCACTGCTGCGCTCTTCCAAAGGGCCGAGCTGGACAGGGCGTTCTGTATCCTCTTTAAACCCTTTCCTggctgaacctcagtttctcttcctgtctctaaaACGGGGAGTCGTCTCTGAAACGGGGAGTCCCTACCGTTCCCTTTGAGGGGCTGGTCAGATGGCCGTACATCTCATTTGGGTCGCTAGGGTCACTCATGAGGAAGACCGACTGGGATGGGTGAGTTCTGAGGCCAGAGGAACCAAGTGCCCTCCCGCGTCTAGTTCCTCGTGAGCCCAAAGCCCCGGGCCAGGAAGGAATCAGCTAGGGTTTCCATCGCCCCAGGGCGCCCCCACTACCGACCCGTTCCCAATCGCTGGGGAGGTGGCGCCGGAGCTCGCAGCGGGCCGAGCCCGCCTCTGCCCGCAGTCGTTGTCACCCTCCCTGTCCTGGGCCCCGCCAAGCCGGGAGCGACACCTACCTCACCAGGATGGCCACCCCCACGTCCTCGCAGTTGGCATACAGCCGGGCCCACGTAGCCTGCACCGCCTTCCTCTCCGCCTCGGACAGCTCCTCGCTCCGCTCCCTGCGCTCTCTCTCCATGTCGCCGGGCACTTTCTCCATGAGCAGCTCCGAGCCCAGCGCGGCTTCGCTAGGCGGCGGGAGCGAGGAGTCAGAGCCGAGGCCGGTGAATGCGAGGCGGGCGGGAGGGCTCGGAGTAGAGCGCCGGAGGGAGGGAGCgagcgtgtgtgtctgtgcgcgtcgggtgtgtgtgtgtatgtgtgtgcgtgtgtgtgtgcgcgcgcgcgtgtgtgcaggGTATATTGCGGGGGGCGGGGGACTGCGAGCTGGGGGCGGGGATGTGGtctgctggggaaaaaaatgtttaaaaaaatgaatccgTTCCAAATCCCCAGTCCTGTGTCGCGGAGCCTATTCTGGCAAGGTGAAGACTGGGCGGGATGGGGGCGTCGCGGCTGGCGTCTGCCCGCCTGCCCACCCACCCGCCAGCAAGGCCACCGCGGTCCTCGCTGGGAGAGGTAGGTGTGGCCAATGTGCAGAAGGGGCTGGGAGGACCAGGGGCGTCACGCGGAATGGGCAGCGCGGGCTGCGCCGGAGTGTGCCCCCGGTCTGGTGCAGGGCTGGGGGCACAGGGATCGGACTCCCGATACGCGGTGTCTGGACCTGTGCGTGTGCGTACCCTTCACGCGGTAGGGAACTGACTCAAAGTCAAACACATCCAGGCATTGCTTCCCGTCGCCTGCTGGAGAGGACACGAACTTGCAGAAAAACCTGGGCTTCCCTTGTAGTCCCTGTAGTCCCGCTGCTCCTCAGCCTAAGACTGGGCCCAAGGCACTATTCTCAGACCTGGGGACCCCAAGTTCTGGCAGTCTTCCTTCTCATCTATCATTCCTGCTGGTTCTCTGAACTTGAACGCAAGCCCAGTCTGGGGAACCAAGGGCCCGTAcccctctttcttccccaccAATGCCAAGCCCAAAACCAAGCAGGAAGGAAGTTCCAAGACACTGTCCTGAATTCTGGCCCTGGCCTTAGCGAAGCTTCGCGACAGTGGCAGTCAGGAGTGATAGATGGGCAGCCAGAACTCATAGGCGCAGGACAGTGGAGACATCTGTCACCGTCAAAGATTCAATTTGGAAAGCATTAGGCAAATTCATCATCATAGACTGTTCGTGGAGGGGCGAGATTGGGACAGAGTGGAGGATTGCCCTGTCTTGAGGGACCCACAAACTTCGTCCTGCCAGAGGTGCTCAGGTCTGGGCATGGACCTTGTGGTGTCAACCCTGAGACCACAAGGGTTGACACAGATGACTGAGGTGGTTCTGGTTCTCCCCAGGGCTCCCTGTTAGCCCTTACCCCGCTCAGGAGTAAGGAGGATAGAAGCCCTGCTGCCCAGAAGGTGGCTCTCCTCTTCAGCTTTGGTTCCTGCTGGTTTAAGGCCTTTAAAAGTTCTTGCTGGCTCCCAAAGCCTCGAtgctctgagttccatccccaagacccacatgggaAGGAaatgacttctgcaagttgtcctctgacctccgcatgcacctacctctccccctcccccacctccccatctctctctctctccctctccccacctctctctcttgcacacacacaataataataataacaaaaatttaaaaatctaaaagataAAATCAGACTTTAAGGTTCGGGGTTCAGTCCTGACAGTCACCAAGTAGTACCTTTACAGGCCCCCCTGGAGCTCAGTGTTGGGGTGCCTGATGGGGCACCCAGGCAGGACACATTACCTCCCATGGTTAGGAAACAATGGTCTTAGAAGGGATGGAGGACGGTGTGCGTTCAGGTCCTGACATCACTCAGTTCATGTCCCCGCCCTGACCTGCTgactcccttctacttcctgagaCCCAAGCAGCTGCCCAGGAGGTCCTAGTGGGTGGGACGTGGAAAGAATATTGATTTTCATCGTCTCCTCCCATCGCCATACCTAATAACCTAGGGTATACCGGTACAGCAGTCTCGCACATAATTGATAAGCCTATAATTTATATCTAAATTATATAAGATAGTTATATAAGATAGAATTTATAGTTCACATCTGTG
The Microtus pennsylvanicus isolate mMicPen1 chromosome 11, mMicPen1.hap1, whole genome shotgun sequence genome window above contains:
- the Cygb gene encoding cytoglobin; translation: MEKVPGDMERERRERSEELSEAERKAVQATWARLYANCEDVGVAILVRFFVNFPSAKQYFSQFRHMEDPLEMERSPQLRKHACRVMGALNTVVENLHDPEKVSSVLALVGKAHALKHKVEPVYFKILSGVILEVIAEEFANDFPPETQKAWAKLRGLIYSHVTAAYKEVGWVQQVPNTTTPPTTLPSSGP